From the Pungitius pungitius chromosome 6, fPunPun2.1, whole genome shotgun sequence genome, one window contains:
- the cftr gene encoding cystic fibrosis transmembrane conductance regulator, whose product MQKSPVEDANFLSRYFFWWTTPLLRKGFRKKLELTDVYKAPSFDLADNLSERLEREWDREVVSDKKKPRLMNALARCFLGPFAFFGVLLYLGEASKAVQPQLLGRIIASFDPFHGPEREQGYFLALGLCLLFTARFLLLQPAIFGLHHLGMQIRIALFSLIYKKTLKLSSRVLDKISTGQLVSLMSAHLNKLDESLGLAHFIWITPLQCILCVGLIWELIEVNGFCALAALTLLGIIQAWLSQKMGPHRAKRGGMISRRLALTSEIMENIHSVKAYGWEEVMETIIKNIRQEEMTLTRKIGSLRYFYSASYFFSAILVIVSAIVPHAISKGIILRRIFTTASYCMVLRMTLTRQLPGSIQMWYDTLALVKKIEEFLMTEEYRVLEYNLTTSDLELVNVSASWDEGIGELFEKIKQENKANGHLSGDAGLFFTNLYVTPVLKNISLYLEKGKMLAVAGSTGSGKSSLLMMILGELVPSEGKIRHSGRISFSPQTSWIMPGTIRDNILFGLTYDEFRYTSVIKACQLEEDFGLLPDKDKTLLLEGGVTLSGGQRARLGLARAVYKDADLYLLDAPFTHLDIVTEKEIFEKCVCKLMASKARIVVTSKLEHLKRADRILLLHNGDCFFYGTFSELQAKRPDFSSLLLGMETYDNFNAERRSSILTETLRRVSVDEGAGLRGPDAVRQSFRQQPPPGPQGLAGGDGHPEKRKQSLILSPLAAARKFSFIGGAQQSAGAPQSAAIEDGVQELSERKFSVVPEDDQVEEVLPRGNLYHNGLQHLNGQRRQSVLAFITKTPGQERREQIQSSFRKKLSLTPQCDLVSELDIYARRLSKDSVYDISEDVDEADMEQCFADERENIFETTSWSTYLRYITTNRSLVYVLIFILLVFFVEVAGSVIGIFLITDEVWRNEVNPSSPNFIDTQNPNSSSPPLRPGIIVTPTSAYYIIYIYVATSESVLALGFFRGLPLVHTLLTVSKRLHEQMLSAVLRAPMGVLNTMKTGRIMNRFTKDMATIDDMLPLVLFDLIQLTLIVTGAIFTVSIIRPYIFIAAIPLAVVFVILRKYFLRTGQQLKLLEAEARSPIFSHLIISLKGLWTIRAFGRQTYFETLFHKALNTHTATWFNYLSTLRWFLFRCDMIFVLFFTAAAFIAVGTNQDKPGEVGIIVALAMLILGTFQWAVITSITVDGLMRSVDRVFKFIDLPAEEPLPETRSGGKGAPDLVIDNPHARGCWPNRGHMDVQGLTVKYTEAGRSVLSDVSFSVEGGHSVGLLGRTGSGKSTLLSALLRLASTDGDISIDGVSWSSVPLHTWRKAFGVVPQRVFILTGTFRMNLDPHEGHSDEELWRVAEEVGLRSVIEQFPDKLDFQLEDGGNVLSNGHKQLLCLARSILSKARILLLDEPSAYLDPITLQVLRKTLKHAFSGCTVILSEHRVEPLLECQSFLMIEGSSMKSYDSIQKLLNETSHLKQAMSPADRLRLFPPLHRLNSSKRAPPQTAKISSLPEEAEDEVHDTRL is encoded by the exons GAGGCCTCCAAGGCGGTGCAGCCTCAGCTTCTGGGCCGCATCATCGCCTCCTTCGACCCGTTCCACGGTCCGGAGCGCGAGCAGGGCTACTTCCTGGCCCTGGGCCTCTGCCTCCTCTTCACCGCCCGCTTCCTGCTTCTGCAGCCCGCCATCTTCGGCCTGCACCACCTGGGCATGCAGATCCGCATCGCCCTCTTCAGTCTCATTTACAAGAAG ACCCTGAAGCTGTCCAGCCGAGTCTTGGATAAGATCAGCACCGGTCAGCTGGTCAGTCTGATGTCGGCTCACCTCAACAAGCTGGATGAG AGCCTGGGCCTGGCCCACTTCATCTGGATCACCCCCCTGCAGTGCATTCTGTGCGTGGGTCTCATCTGGGAGCTGATCGAAGTGAACGGCTTCTGCGCGCTGGCGGCGCTCACCCTGCTGGGCATCATCCAGGCCTGGCTCTCCCAGAAGATGGGACCTCACCG CGCAAAGCGAGGAGGCATGATCAGCCGCCGCCTGGCTCTCACCTCGGAGATCATGGAGAACATCCACTCTGTGAAGGCGTACGGctgggaggaggtgatggagaccATCATCAAGAACATCAGGCA GGAGGAGATGACGCTGACGAGGAAGATCGGCTCGCTGCGTTACTTCTACAGCGCCTCCTACTTCTTCTCCGCCATCTTGGTCATCGTGTCCGCCATCGTGCCGCACGCCATCAGCAAGGGCATCATCCTGCGCCGCATCTTCACCACCGCCTCCTACTGCATGGTGCTGCGCATGACGCTGACCCGCCAGCTGCCGGGTTCCATCCAGATGTGGTACGACACGCTGGCGCTGGTCAAGAAGATCGAG gaGTTCTTGATGACGGAGGAGTACAGAGTTCTGGAGTACAACCTGACCACCTCCGACCTGGAGCTGGTCAACGTCTCTGCATCCTGGGACGAG ggcaTCGGTGAGCTCTTTGAGAAGATCAAGCAGGAGAACAAGGCCAACGGACACCTGAGCGGCGACGCGGGCCTCTTCTTCACCAACCTCTACGTCACGCCCGTCCTCAAGAACATCAGCCTCTACCTGGAGAAGGGCAAGATGCTGGCGGTGGCCGGCTCCACAGGCTCGGGGAAA agTTCCCTGCTCATGATGATCCTCGGAGAGTTGGTGCCGTCGGAGGGGAAGATCAGACACAGCGGGCGCATCTCCTTCTCGCCGCAGACCTCCTGGATCATGCCGGGGACCATCCGGGACAACATCCTGTTCGGCCTGACCTACGACGAGTTCCGCTACACCTCCGTCATCAAGGCCTGCCAGCTGGAGGAG gaCTTCGGGCTGCTGCCCGACAAAGACAAAACGCTtctcctggaggggggggtgacccTCAGCGGGGGTCAGCGGGCTCGCCTCGGCCTGGCCAG GGCCGTGTACAAAGATGCAGACCTCTACCTGCTGGATGCACCCTTCACCCACCTGGACATCGTGACGGAGAAGGAGATctttgagaa GTGCGTCTGTAAGCTAATGGCGTCCAAGGCGCGCATCGTGGTCACCAGCAAGCTGGAGCACCTGAAGCGAGCCGACCGGATCCTCCTGCTGCACAACGGCGACTGCTTCTTCTACGGAACCTTCTCGGAGCTGCAGGCCAAGCGGCCCGACTTCAGCTCGCTGCTCCTCGGCATGGAGACCTACGACAACTTCAACGCCGAGCGCCGCAGCTCCATCCTCACCGAGACGCTGCGCCGGGTGTCCGTGGACGAGGGCGCCGGCCTGCGGGGCCCGGACGCCGTGCGCCAGTCCTTCCGCCAGCAGCCGCCTCCCGGCCCCCAGGGCCTCGCCGGAGGCGACGGCCACCCGGAGAAACGCAAGCAGTCGCTGATCCTCAGCCCGCTGGCGGCCGCGCGCAAGTTCTCCTTCATCGGGGGCGCCCAGCAGAGCGCCGGCGCCCCCCAGTCCGCCGCCATCGAGGACGGCGTCCAGGAGCTCTCCGAGCGGAAGTTCTCGGTGGTGCCCGAGGAcgaccaggtggaggaggtgctgcCCAGGGGGAACCTGTACCACAATGGGCTGCAGCACCTCAACGGCCAGCGGCGCCAGTCGGTCCTGGCGTTCATCACCAAGACTCCGGGCCAGGAGCGCCGGGAGCAGATCCAGTCGTCCTTCAGGAAGAAGCTGTCCCTCACGCCGCAGTGCGACCTGGTGTCCGAGCTGGACATCTACGCCCGCCGCCTGTCCAAGGACAGCGTCTATGACATCAGCGAGGACGTGGACGAGGCCGACATGGAG CAATGCTTCGCAGACGAACGTGAGAACATCTTTGAAACTACCTCATGGAGCACATACCTGCGCTACATCACCACCAACAGGAGCTTAGTCTACGTCTTAATCTTCATTCTTCTCGTCTTCTTCGTTGAG gtcgctggttcagtCATTGGCATTTTCCTCATCACTGA CGAGGTCTGGAGGAACGAAGTCAACCCGTCGTCGCCCAACTTCATCGACACGCAGAACCCCAACTCCTCGTCGCCGCCCCTCCGCCCGGGGATCATCGTCACGCCGACCAGCGCCTACTACATCATCTACATCTACGTGGCCACGTCGGAGAGCGTGCTGGCGCTGGGCTTCTTCAGGGGCCTCCCGCTGGTGCACACGCTGCTCACCGTGTCCAAGAGGCTGCACGAGCAGATGCTCAGCGCTGTGCTCAGGGCCCCCATGGGGGTGCTCAACACCATGAAGACGG GGCGCATCATGAACAGGTTCACCAAGGACATGGCCACCATAGACGACATGCTGCCGCTGGTGCTCTTTGACCTCATTCAG CTCACGTTGATCGTAACGGGCGCCATCTTCACCGTGTCCATCATCCGGCCCTACATCTTCATCGCCGCCATCCCGCTGGCCGTCGTCTTCGTCATCCTCAGAAAGTACTTCTTACGAACTGGACAACAGCtcaagctgctggaggctgaAG cTCGCAGCCCCATCTTCTCCCACCTCATCATCTCGCTGAAGGGCCTTTGGACCATCCGGGCCTTCGGCCGGCAGACCTACTTCGAGACGCTGTTCCACAAGGCGCTGAACACGCACACGGCCACGTGGTTCAACTACCTGTCCACGCTGCGCTGGTTCCTCTTCCGCTGCGACATGATCTTCGTCCTCTTCTTCACGGCCGCCGCCTTCATCGCCGTGGGAACCAACC aggacAAACCAGGGGAGGTGGGCATCATCGTGGCCCTGGCCATGCTCATCCTGGGGACATTCCAATGGGCCGTCATCACCAGCATCACAGTGGACGGGCTG ATGCGCTCCGTGGACCGCGTGTTCAAGTTCATCGACCTGCCGGCGGAGGAGCCGCTGCCGGAGACGAGGTCCGGCGGCAAAGGGGCGCCGGACCTCGTCATCGACAACCCCCACGCCCGCGGCTGCTGGCCCAACCGCGGCCACATGGACGTGCAGGGCCTCACCGTCAAGTACACGGAGGCCGGGCGCTCGGTGCTCAGCGACGTCTCCTTCTCCGTGGAGGGGGGGCACAGC gtgGGCCTGCTGGGTCGGACCGGCTCGGGGAAGAGCACCCTGCTCTCCGCTCTGCTGCGCCTCGCCTCCACCGACGGGGACATCTCCATCGACGGCGTCTCCTGGAGCTCCGTCCCCCTGCACACGTGGAGGAAGGCCTTCGGCGTGGTGCCGCAG AGAGTTTTTATTCTGACCGGAACCTTCCGGATGAACCTGGACCCGCACGAAGGACACAGCGACGAGGAGCTGTGGAGGGTCGCTGAGGAG GTGGGCTTGAGGTCGGTGATAGAACAGTTCCCAGACAAGTTGGACTTCCAGCTGGAGGACGGAGGCAACGTTCTGAGCAACGGACACAAGCAGCTGCTGTGTCTCGCCCGATCGATCCTCAGCAAGGCCCGGATCCTGCTGCTGGACGAGCCCTCGGCCTACCTGGACCCCAT aacCCTGCAGGTCCTGAGGAAGACGCTGAAGCACGCGTTCTCGGGCTGCACCGTCATCCTGTCGGAGCACCGGGTGGAGCCGCTGCTGGAGTGTCAGTCCTTCCTG atgATCGAGGGCAGCTCCATGAAGAGCTACGACTCCATCCAGAAGCTGCTGAACGAGACGAGTCACCTAAAACAGGCCATGAGCCCCGCCGACAGGCTCCGCCTCTTCCCACCGCTCCACCGCCTCAACTCCAGCAAGAGGGCGCCGCCGCAGACCGCCAAGATCTCCTCGCTGCCGGAGGAGGCCGAGGACGAGGTCCACGACACGCGCCTCTaa